In Hwangdonia lutea, a single window of DNA contains:
- the pgi gene encoding glucose-6-phosphate isomerase, which produces MPLPTINPTATQSWKKLQEHYKKINNVHMKDLFAQDSDRANKFTITWDDFYVDFSKNRITEETFNYLLELADEVKLKDAIASQFSGEKINQTEGRAVLHTALRAPNNAEFYVDGVNVMPEIHQVKQKIESFTNDVVNGNLKGFTGKPFTDIVNIGIGGSDLGPAMVVESLQYYKNHLTTHFVSNVDGDHVNEVIKKLNPDTTLFVVVSKTFTTQETLSNANTIKDWFLKTASQEAIAKHFVAVSTNIESVKSFGIDQNNIFPMWDWVGGRFSLWSAVGLSISLAMGYNNFDNLLNGAHKMDNHFKTENFKTNIPVVLALISVWYNNFFKAESEAVIGYSQYLNQFATYLQQGIMESNGKSVDRNGDAIDYETGTLIWGEPGTNSQHAFFQLIHQGTKLIPADFIGFVKSLHGNQDHQDKLTSNFLAQTEALLNGKSKDEVIAEGTDASIIPFKIFKGNKPTNTIFINKLTPESLGKLIAIYEHKIFVQGIIWNIFSYDQFGVELGKQLASKILKEFGTSAIGNHDSSTSNLLNYYKNLS; this is translated from the coding sequence ATGCCACTACCAACCATAAACCCAACCGCAACCCAATCTTGGAAAAAATTGCAAGAGCATTATAAGAAAATCAATAATGTTCACATGAAAGATTTGTTCGCACAAGACAGCGACCGAGCTAATAAATTTACCATTACTTGGGATGATTTTTATGTTGATTTTTCAAAAAACAGAATAACCGAAGAGACGTTCAACTACTTGTTGGAATTGGCTGATGAAGTTAAATTAAAAGACGCTATTGCAAGTCAGTTTTCAGGTGAGAAAATTAATCAAACCGAAGGGCGCGCCGTATTACACACCGCATTACGCGCTCCTAATAATGCCGAGTTTTATGTTGATGGCGTTAACGTCATGCCAGAAATCCATCAAGTAAAACAAAAAATTGAATCTTTTACAAACGATGTTGTAAACGGTAATTTAAAAGGCTTTACAGGCAAACCATTTACCGATATTGTAAATATTGGTATCGGTGGATCTGACTTAGGACCAGCCATGGTTGTGGAATCCTTACAATATTACAAAAATCACCTCACCACACATTTTGTTAGCAATGTTGATGGCGATCACGTCAATGAAGTGATTAAAAAACTAAATCCCGATACCACACTTTTTGTGGTGGTTTCAAAAACGTTTACTACGCAAGAAACCTTATCTAATGCCAACACGATTAAAGATTGGTTTCTAAAAACTGCAAGTCAAGAGGCCATTGCAAAACACTTTGTTGCGGTTTCTACAAATATTGAAAGCGTAAAGAGTTTTGGCATAGACCAGAACAATATTTTCCCTATGTGGGATTGGGTTGGCGGTCGTTTTTCACTGTGGAGTGCCGTCGGTTTAAGCATCAGTTTAGCCATGGGTTATAACAACTTTGACAATTTGTTAAACGGTGCCCATAAAATGGACAACCATTTTAAAACAGAAAATTTTAAAACCAACATCCCCGTAGTTTTAGCGCTAATAAGTGTTTGGTACAACAATTTTTTTAAAGCCGAAAGCGAAGCCGTAATTGGCTATTCACAATACCTAAATCAATTTGCAACCTATTTGCAACAAGGCATTATGGAAAGCAATGGGAAAAGCGTTGATAGAAACGGAGATGCTATAGATTATGAAACAGGCACTTTAATTTGGGGCGAACCGGGAACCAATTCGCAGCATGCCTTTTTTCAACTTATTCATCAAGGCACTAAATTAATACCAGCAGATTTTATTGGGTTTGTAAAGTCGTTACACGGCAATCAAGACCATCAGGATAAATTAACGTCTAACTTTTTAGCACAAACCGAAGCGCTTTTAAACGGAAAAAGCAAAGACGAAGTTATTGCTGAAGGCACTGATGCATCCATAATCCCATTCAAAATATTTAAAGGCAATAAGCCAACAAATACTATTTTTATAAACAAATTAACACCCGAAAGTTTAGGGAAATTAATTGCGATATACGAGCATAAAATATTTGTACAAGGCATTATTTGGAATATTTTTAGCTACGACCAGTTTGGGGTCGAATTGGGCAAGCAATTGGCCAGTAAAATATTAAAAGAGTTTGGTACAAGTGCCATTGGCAATCATGATTCTTCCACAAGCAACCTTTTGAATTATTACAAGAATTTATCTTAA
- a CDS encoding endonuclease/exonuclease/phosphatase family protein, translated as MNIIKLSITILFFGLISTANAQEKKFKIHTIAFYNLENLFDTINDPNKFDEFSPMMELKTNRSAVYKKKVKNMARVIADIGADITNNTPAIIGVSEVENRAVLEDVLNDSLLLEKDYGIVHYNSPDTRGIDVALLYQKKIFTPTHTSSHTLKIYDDASKKRVYTRDQLLVTGNLDGESIHVIVNHWPSRRGGEERSRPKRVAAAKLNKHLIDSVQAINPYAKIFVMGDLNDNPTNKSVKHVLKAKKDRKKVGFKGIYNPFESFYANGVGTNAFRDNWNLFDQILITKPLLEKDFTSFRFYKAGIFNKNYLINNRGKYKGYPKRSFSNGTFTDGFSDHFPVYVYVIKEVAD; from the coding sequence ATGAATATTATTAAACTTAGTATTACCATTCTTTTTTTTGGGCTTATTTCAACTGCAAATGCTCAAGAAAAAAAATTCAAAATCCACACGATAGCCTTCTACAATTTAGAAAATTTATTTGACACTATAAATGACCCGAATAAATTTGATGAATTTAGCCCGATGATGGAGCTTAAAACCAATCGATCTGCTGTTTATAAAAAGAAGGTGAAAAACATGGCCCGGGTTATTGCCGATATCGGTGCTGATATTACAAACAACACACCTGCTATTATTGGTGTTTCTGAGGTTGAAAATAGGGCTGTTCTTGAAGATGTGCTAAACGATTCGTTGCTACTTGAAAAAGATTATGGCATTGTGCATTATAACTCGCCAGATACGCGCGGGATTGATGTGGCCTTATTATATCAAAAAAAAATATTTACGCCCACGCATACAAGTAGTCATACCCTCAAAATTTATGACGATGCTAGTAAAAAGCGCGTGTATACCAGAGATCAACTTTTAGTAACTGGAAATTTAGATGGCGAAAGCATTCACGTAATTGTAAATCATTGGCCTTCAAGAAGAGGTGGGGAGGAGCGGAGCAGACCCAAACGTGTGGCAGCTGCTAAATTGAATAAGCATTTAATTGACTCGGTTCAAGCCATAAATCCGTATGCCAAAATATTTGTTATGGGCGATTTAAATGACAATCCAACCAACAAAAGTGTAAAGCATGTTTTAAAAGCGAAAAAGGATAGAAAAAAAGTAGGCTTTAAAGGAATTTATAATCCGTTTGAATCGTTTTATGCCAACGGTGTTGGCACCAATGCTTTTAGAGATAACTGGAATTTATTCGACCAAATTTTGATAACGAAGCCTTTGTTGGAAAAAGATTTTACATCGTTCCGATTTTATAAAGCGGGCATATTCAATAAAAATTATTTGATAAACAACCGTGGAAAATATAAAGGATATCCAAAAAGAAGTTTTTCCAATGGTACGTTTACCGATGGGTTTAGCGATCACTTTCCTGTTTACGTTTATGTAATCAAAGAGGTTGCAGATTAA
- a CDS encoding Ig-like domain-containing protein: MKKICLLLLVLLAFSNCSSSGDDAPPPTPTPTDDGKPVAVNDTATSVEDAKLVLGHLLDNDTVVDNARITSFDTASTNGGTVEDNRNGTYTYTPANNFVGTDTFTYTLCDDDEPKNCSTATVTITVTDEGNPTAEDDAINVLENSTKIISTLLDNDVVIDGAVLTSIDNSLTQGTVVLNTDGTVSYTPPTDFTGTDSFVYTICDDDTPTNSCDSATVTITVIAAINFNIPAELVDYYSGVIFSEDTDLMFSELEDLTKAKHATILSYGQRHQYLYNADEDENNADNVILMYSGESRYWEEYTSGTNSYSPQTFNTEHIYPQSRLEADDAVTDLHHLRACDATVNSNRLNYPFVDGSGSYALGTEEWFPGDDWKGDVARMIMYLNIRYGETFEKVGSLELFIKWNIEDPVSTFEEQRNNIIYAAQGNRNPFIDNPYLATLIWGGNDAENKWN; the protein is encoded by the coding sequence ATGAAAAAAATCTGTTTATTATTACTTGTTCTCTTAGCATTTTCCAATTGTAGCTCAAGTGGCGACGATGCGCCACCGCCAACCCCAACACCAACCGATGACGGTAAGCCCGTAGCTGTGAACGACACTGCAACAAGCGTGGAAGATGCAAAACTAGTTTTAGGACACCTTTTGGATAACGATACTGTAGTTGATAATGCAAGAATAACCTCTTTTGATACTGCATCAACAAACGGTGGAACTGTTGAAGACAATAGAAACGGAACCTACACTTACACACCAGCAAATAATTTTGTTGGTACCGACACCTTTACCTATACACTTTGTGACGATGATGAACCTAAAAACTGCTCAACAGCAACCGTTACAATAACCGTAACCGACGAAGGAAATCCCACAGCTGAAGACGATGCTATAAATGTACTGGAAAATAGTACGAAAATAATTTCAACGCTTTTGGATAACGACGTTGTAATCGATGGTGCCGTTTTAACGTCTATCGATAACAGTTTAACCCAGGGAACGGTAGTGTTAAATACCGATGGCACCGTTAGCTACACGCCTCCAACCGATTTTACGGGTACAGATAGTTTTGTGTATACCATTTGTGATGACGATACACCAACGAATTCTTGCGATTCGGCAACCGTTACCATTACGGTAATTGCCGCTATAAACTTTAACATTCCTGCAGAACTGGTAGACTACTATTCTGGAGTGATATTTTCGGAAGACACCGATTTAATGTTTAGCGAATTAGAGGACCTAACAAAAGCAAAACATGCCACCATACTATCTTACGGTCAAAGACACCAATATTTGTATAATGCCGATGAAGACGAAAACAATGCGGATAATGTTATTTTGATGTACTCTGGAGAAAGCAGGTATTGGGAAGAATACACTTCGGGCACAAATTCATATTCGCCACAAACTTTTAACACCGAACATATTTATCCGCAGTCTCGACTTGAAGCCGATGATGCCGTAACAGACTTGCATCATTTAAGAGCTTGCGACGCCACCGTTAATAGTAACAGACTTAATTATCCCTTTGTCGACGGAAGCGGTTCTTACGCATTGGGAACAGAAGAATGGTTTCCTGGTGATGATTGGAAAGGTGATGTAGCCCGAATGATTATGTACTTAAACATAAGATACGGTGAAACTTTCGAAAAAGTAGGCAGTCTAGAATTATTTATTAAATGGAATATTGAAGATCCTGTATCAACATTCGAAGAGCAGCGAAACAATATTATTTATGCCGCCCAAGGCAACAGAAATCCATTTATAGACAACCCGTATTTAGCGACCCTAATTTGGGGTGGTAACGATGCTGAAAACAAGTGGAATTAA
- a CDS encoding TonB-dependent receptor: MKKTSQFLLLTVAFLCSTVIMAQSTLTGSVLETGSNIPLPGANIIEKGTTNGVTSDFDGNFTLKTQASSGEIVITFVGYSSKTVSFSGDTDLGNIFLESSQVGLDEIQIIASVAVDRKTPVAVSTVKAADIELKLGTQEFPEILKSTPGVYATKAGGGYGDGRINLRGFNSENVAVMINGIPVNDMENGRVYWSNWAGLGDVTSSMQVQRGLGASKLAVPSIGGTINIITKTTDVEAGGNVFTTIANDGYKKFGLTYSTGLLENGFAATVSAAKTEGDGYVDGTEFTGVSYFVNISKEINDAHKLSFSAFGSKQRHGQRQNRQLISTFRKSDRGRKFNADWGYKNGQVTHQEDNFYNKPQMSLNHYWNLNDNTSINTSAYASFGSGGGGGTAGDYKFGFDASTGQGEYRIGNFGPIDFDKIVDENIAAGANGAETYLRASRNDHNWYGVLSTLKTNLSDDLVLLTGLDYRNYTGIHFSEVTDLLGAQYALDDGNVNNPNAALQVGDKRDYYNDGKVGWLGAFGQLEYDINEKFNTFISLAASNTSYKRIDYFNYLDSDPLQETDNYNFFGYSAKGGANYRIDGNHNVFANLGYFEKAPGFDAVFLNFSNDNINADAPNQKISSFELGYGFRGEKLSANVNLYSTRWNDRTETASFQQPDGTRAAANILGVNAIHQGVELDFVYRANANLNITGMASLGDWRWDSNVTDVDILDEDQNVVETVDLFIKDLHVADAAQTTMALGVNYKFSPETRLIIDYNYYDNIYADFDPSDRGTEGAPPAWKMPAYGLFDIAMTHGFKFGSFDASLTARMNNVFDTEYISDAQDGSGSTADSALVYFGYGRTFSIGAKLNF; the protein is encoded by the coding sequence ATGAAAAAAACTTCTCAATTTTTATTGCTGACTGTAGCTTTTTTATGTTCTACAGTAATTATGGCACAAAGTACTTTAACCGGTTCGGTTTTAGAAACAGGAAGCAATATACCACTTCCGGGAGCTAATATTATCGAAAAAGGTACTACCAATGGTGTAACTTCAGACTTTGATGGAAACTTCACGCTTAAAACGCAAGCTTCCTCTGGCGAAATTGTAATCACTTTTGTGGGTTATAGCTCGAAAACCGTATCTTTTTCCGGAGATACCGATCTCGGAAATATTTTCCTAGAATCTAGTCAAGTAGGTCTTGATGAAATACAAATTATTGCTTCTGTGGCTGTTGACAGAAAAACACCAGTTGCCGTATCAACTGTAAAAGCAGCCGATATAGAGCTTAAATTAGGAACGCAAGAATTTCCTGAGATTTTAAAATCAACTCCAGGCGTATATGCTACTAAAGCTGGAGGTGGTTATGGTGACGGAAGAATTAATCTTCGTGGTTTTAATTCAGAAAATGTAGCCGTTATGATTAATGGTATTCCAGTTAACGATATGGAAAACGGTCGTGTATATTGGTCTAACTGGGCAGGACTGGGAGATGTTACAAGCTCAATGCAAGTTCAAAGAGGTTTGGGAGCTTCCAAACTAGCAGTACCGTCTATTGGAGGTACCATAAACATCATTACAAAAACTACTGATGTTGAAGCTGGCGGTAACGTATTTACTACTATAGCTAACGATGGTTACAAAAAGTTTGGTTTAACTTATTCAACTGGCTTATTGGAAAACGGTTTTGCTGCTACAGTATCAGCTGCCAAAACAGAAGGAGATGGGTACGTTGATGGTACTGAATTTACAGGAGTTTCTTATTTTGTTAATATTTCTAAAGAAATTAACGATGCACATAAGTTGTCTTTTTCAGCTTTTGGTTCCAAACAACGTCATGGACAAAGACAAAACAGACAGCTAATTTCAACCTTTAGAAAAAGTGATAGAGGTAGAAAATTTAATGCAGATTGGGGTTATAAGAATGGACAAGTAACACACCAAGAAGATAACTTTTATAACAAACCTCAAATGTCTTTAAACCATTATTGGAATTTAAATGACAATACCTCAATTAATACTTCTGCATACGCATCCTTCGGGTCTGGTGGTGGAGGCGGTACTGCTGGAGATTATAAGTTTGGTTTTGATGCCTCTACAGGGCAAGGAGAATACAGAATTGGGAATTTTGGCCCTATAGATTTTGATAAAATTGTAGATGAAAACATTGCTGCAGGAGCAAATGGAGCTGAAACTTATTTACGAGCATCTCGTAATGACCATAATTGGTATGGTGTATTATCTACTTTAAAAACTAACCTGTCTGATGATTTAGTTTTATTAACAGGCTTAGACTACAGAAACTATACAGGTATTCATTTCTCAGAAGTAACAGATTTATTAGGAGCCCAATACGCTTTGGATGATGGAAATGTTAACAACCCTAATGCAGCACTTCAAGTGGGTGACAAAAGAGATTATTATAACGATGGTAAAGTAGGTTGGTTAGGTGCCTTTGGCCAGTTAGAGTATGATATCAATGAAAAATTCAATACTTTTATATCATTAGCGGCATCAAACACGTCTTATAAGAGAATAGACTATTTTAACTATTTAGATAGTGATCCATTACAAGAAACAGACAATTACAATTTCTTTGGATACAGCGCTAAAGGTGGTGCGAATTATAGAATTGATGGTAATCATAATGTATTTGCAAACCTTGGTTACTTCGAAAAAGCTCCAGGTTTTGATGCTGTATTTTTAAACTTTAGCAATGATAATATTAACGCAGACGCACCAAATCAAAAAATATCAAGTTTTGAATTAGGTTATGGCTTCCGTGGTGAAAAACTATCGGCTAATGTAAACCTTTACAGTACCAGATGGAATGATAGAACAGAAACAGCATCCTTCCAACAACCTGACGGAACAAGAGCTGCTGCCAATATTTTAGGCGTAAATGCCATTCACCAAGGAGTAGAGTTGGATTTTGTTTATAGAGCTAATGCTAATTTAAACATTACTGGTATGGCATCTTTAGGAGATTGGAGATGGGATAGCAACGTAACAGATGTTGATATTCTTGATGAAGACCAAAATGTAGTGGAAACAGTAGATCTATTTATTAAAGACCTACATGTTGCTGATGCCGCCCAAACAACAATGGCATTGGGTGTTAATTATAAATTTTCTCCAGAAACGAGACTTATTATTGATTATAATTATTATGACAATATTTATGCAGATTTTGACCCAAGTGACCGAGGAACAGAAGGCGCACCTCCTGCGTGGAAAATGCCTGCATACGGACTATTTGACATAGCTATGACACATGGCTTTAAATTTGGCTCTTTCGATGCTAGTTTAACAGCAAGAATGAATAATGTTTTTGATACTGAATACATCTCTGATGCCCAAGATGGATCTGGATCTACTGCAGATTCAGCCTTAGTATACTTTGGATACGGAAGAACATTTAGTATTGGAGCAAAACTTAATTTTTAA